CCAGGAAGGGGTGCACGTGCTCGGTGGTGGCGTCCTCCCAGGTCTCCGGCCCAGGGGCCACGGTGTATTCGTCCGTGTTGGGGTCGGAAGGGGAGTCCGTGGGCTCGGGTGTGAGATGGTCAGGGGAGGTGGTGTGGGCGAGTCCAGGCCAGCCTTCCTCCGCTCCCTGTGAGGGGGAATGGGAGAAGCTGGTAAAGGCGGTGGGCTGGCTCATCTCCACCTCATTGGGACTGTCCGTCCCCTTGACGACGAGCTCCTCCTCCAGTTCTtctgatcctatcccctcctccGTGGAGCCGCCACCCACTTTCTCCGTCTCGTCCGGAACGACCGGGTATCCATCCAGCCACAGCTCCTCTGTGCTGGCCGTCggttctctccctgctccttcctGGGTCACGTTCTGTGGGTCGTCCGTCGGCATGACGACCGGAGGTGCCACATGGTGTTCGTGGTCGTCGTGATCTTCGTGACTGTCGTGGTCGTCGTGGCGGTCGTGGTCACTGTCTTCGTCATGGTCATCTTGGTCCTCACTGGTATCGTGTTCATCGGAGTGATCATGGTCATGATCGTCCGGGTGACTGTCAGGGTCTGAATGTTCCTCCGAGTGATCAGTGTGGTCATCGTGGTCATCGGTTACGCCATCATGGTCATCATGGTGATCATGGTCATCATGGTGATCATGGTCGTGATGGTCGTCATGGTGATCATGGTCGTCATGGTCGTCCTGGTCGTAGGGTTCATGTTCATGACTGTCATGGTCGTCATGGTGATCATGGTCGTCATGGTCGTCCTCACGGACAACGTGTTCCCCTTGGCTGCCATAGAGAACACTGTCCCGGTCATCTTCATGTTCGCCCATGTCATAGTGCTCCTCGTGGTCATCGTCGTCGTCATAGCGACCGCCCTTCTCATGGTCGTCTTCGTGTTTACTTTGGTTGTGGTGTTCATCATGGTCGTCGTGTTTGTCGTGATCGTCATGGTCGACAACGTCATCGTCGTGATCGATGTGTTCATGATCGTCATGGACACCTTGATCTATCGCTTCATGGCTATCGAGATCCTCTTTGTCGTGGTCTTCAAGTTCAACATGGCTGTCATCAAAGGGGTCATCTGGCTGCTTGTAGTGACTTTCCTGGCTGTCATCCTCTTTTACATCCTCTGTTTCACTGCCTGAAGCTTTGACACGGTTGTCTCCCCCAGAGGGTGTGGTCTGGATGATTGGCGGCTGGGTGGGCACAGGATGTCCCGCCTCCTGGAAGGCCTCGGAGGGGAACCAGAACAGATGTttctgggagagcagagagaccggCGCCTCAGTCACCACCCCGGCATCCGCCCCCGTCCCtagcacctcctcctgctcctcccctggacTATCGCTGgaatccaccccctccaccccctccaccacatcttcctcctcttctcctccggtCAGcggtccctcctcctcctcctcctgctgctcctctcccacagacatctcctctcctcctctgtcttctccctcttcctccggcgctgccgtctcctctcctgcctcctcctctcctgcctcctcctctcctgcctcctccgccgtgtcctctcctccctccacgctGAAGCTTGCTTCCTGCTGTTCCTGGCTCCtgtgctcctcctccttgtcctcctcttcttccacgtGGGCcgcctcctgcacctcctcctgtaCCTCCCCCTGCGCCTCCTCTAGTCGCTCGTCCTCGGCGAGGTCCTCAGGGTCTTCGTAGGAGTGGTGGTGGTCGCCTGTGAACCTGTCCTCGTAGTCGATGTGAGGTTCTGTTCCATCTGTag
Above is a window of Osmerus mordax isolate fOsmMor3 chromosome 18, fOsmMor3.pri, whole genome shotgun sequence DNA encoding:
- the susd5 gene encoding LOW QUALITY PROTEIN: sarcoplasmic reticulum histidine-rich calcium-binding protein (The sequence of the model RefSeq protein was modified relative to this genomic sequence to represent the inferred CDS: deleted 1 base in 1 codon); the protein is MSVNVSLMVIKMSPHEGRVFLLDLRNTSDSQELGAAEHACVSHGARLASAEELRHAVVECSFSECTRGWLYGGTVGTTVCSNVGSALKAVDVKTENATEDTEHLHAFCVKDTGVPCGDPPSFPNTRLQGHTGFELGDELLYSCVPGHVMPSGHSVFSLLCDSCAEWYGLVQLCVKDGTEPHIDYEDRFTGDHHHSYEDPEDLAEDERLEEAQGEVQEEVQEAAHVEEEEDKEEEHRSQEQQEASFSVEGGEDTAEEQEEEEEGPLTGGEEEEDVVEGVEGVDSSDSPGEEQEEVLGTGADAGVVTEAPVSLLSQKHLFWFPSEAFQEAGHPVPTQPPIIQTTPSGGDNRVKASGSETEDVKEDDSQESHYKQPDDPFDDSHVELEDHDKEDLDSHEAIDQGVHDDHEHIDHDDDVVDHDDHDKHDDHDEHHNQSKHEDDHEKGGRYDDDDDHEEHYDMGEHEDDRDSVLYGSQGEHVVREDDHDDHDHHDDHDSHEHEPYDQDDHDDHDHHDDHHDHDHHDDHDHHDDHDGVTDDHDDHTDHSEEHSDPDSHPDDHDHDHSDEHDTSEDQDDHDEDSDHDRHDDHDSHEDHDDHEHHVAPPVVMPTDDPQNVTQEGAGREPTASTEELWLDGYPVVPDETEKVGGGSTEEGIGSEELEEELVVKGTDSPNEVEMSQPTAFTSFSHSPSQGAEEGWPGLAHTTSPDHLTPEPTDSPSDPNTDEYTVAPGPETWEDATTEHVHPFLDHGLGPTARDDDITGLEEERADRNTTQRAREGVEDGEVGEAACLDEDCPPPPPPSSGRGPTVAAIVVAVCAVAVAAVAGAWCYRRRQQKTSMYEMNGKGQSPSGQQIEMQQKV